A DNA window from Deinococcus multiflagellatus contains the following coding sequences:
- a CDS encoding oligopeptide/dipeptide ABC transporter ATP-binding protein, protein MTASVKSSTESRSNMPTTGTTLLEVNNLQKYFPIRGGLLSRVVGNVKAVNDVSFKIGRGEVVGLVGESGSGKTTAGRAILRLIEPTGGQVLFNGTDITKLSKGQMRDYRREMQIIFQDPFASLNPRMTVADIIGEAMQIHNLHPGRQRMDRIAELLQKVGLRPEHMRRYPHEFSGGQRQRIGIARALAVDPAFIVADEPVSALDVSIQAQVVNLLQDLQEELGLTVLFIAHDLAVVEYICDRIIVMYLGRVMEIAPSRELNNNPKHPYTEALLSAAPVPDPTVKRQRIILEGDIPSPINPPSGCVFRTRCRYAIADCANVIPELREVAPGHFKACIRDDIL, encoded by the coding sequence ATGACCGCTTCTGTTAAATCCAGCACAGAGTCCCGCAGCAACATGCCGACCACCGGCACCACCCTGCTGGAAGTCAACAATCTTCAAAAATACTTTCCCATCCGCGGCGGGCTGCTCTCGCGCGTGGTGGGCAACGTCAAGGCCGTCAACGACGTGTCGTTCAAGATTGGCCGCGGCGAAGTGGTGGGCCTTGTGGGCGAGTCCGGCTCGGGCAAGACCACGGCCGGGCGCGCCATCCTGCGCCTGATTGAGCCCACGGGCGGTCAGGTGCTGTTTAACGGCACGGACATCACCAAGCTCTCCAAGGGGCAGATGCGCGATTACCGCCGGGAGATGCAGATCATCTTCCAGGATCCGTTCGCGTCCCTGAACCCGCGCATGACGGTGGCGGACATCATCGGCGAGGCGATGCAGATTCATAACCTGCACCCGGGCCGCCAGCGCATGGACCGCATTGCCGAACTGCTGCAGAAGGTGGGCCTGCGCCCCGAGCACATGCGCCGCTACCCGCACGAGTTCTCCGGCGGTCAGCGCCAGCGCATCGGGATTGCGCGCGCCCTGGCGGTGGACCCCGCGTTCATCGTGGCCGACGAGCCGGTCTCGGCGCTGGACGTGTCGATTCAGGCGCAGGTGGTCAACCTGCTGCAGGACCTGCAGGAAGAACTGGGCCTGACCGTGCTGTTCATTGCGCACGACCTCGCCGTGGTGGAGTACATCTGCGACCGCATCATCGTGATGTACCTGGGCCGCGTGATGGAAATTGCGCCCAGCCGCGAATTGAACAACAACCCCAAGCACCCGTACACCGAGGCGCTGCTCTCGGCGGCACCGGTGCCGGACCCCACGGTGAAGCGCCAGCGCATCATTCTGGAAGGGGACATCCCCAGCCCCATCAACCCACCCAGTGGCTGCGTGTTCCGCACCCGCTGCCGCTACGCGATTGCCGACTGCGCCAACGTGATTCCCGAACTGCGCGAAGTGGCCCCCGGGCATTTCAAGGCCTGCATCCGGGACGACATTCTGTAA
- a CDS encoding DUF4139 domain-containing protein, giving the protein MKSALPAVLSVASALALGSAQAADLRIYPSFSEVRQPVSSTTTTLSVNLPQDTWESILAGSLDLDGLAFTQAIQKQEPNWLATLEGKTVYLKRGDTTEPVTLVRARDLLVKDAQGRFFNARYEELQFDVLPPVNAQRPTQSVTYTLARPGQGTLGYLTRAVTWQPRYTLKASSAGAQLSALADIRNTTEQPYDVQNTELYAGDVNVQNQQEAAYMMRDVAMAAPAPMATGAAPKIESQGELRGLYRYALTTPFSLPANSVVTLPFLAPKLTTFERYVGLNTYFGTETREGNLSRFYRFKADERLPAGPITVREDGRIVGQTSIGETREGGTVDFTLGEDPDVAYTRTVQTTAQVKDAKGNVTKTTYRVTYAFESSKDRAIRAEVTERIGGRVIIIDNAAPVRNQGAASLKVDIPAKGKISKSFTVVVDNSAN; this is encoded by the coding sequence ATGAAATCAGCGCTTCCCGCCGTGCTTTCCGTCGCCTCCGCTCTGGCCCTGGGCAGTGCCCAGGCTGCCGACCTGCGCATCTACCCCAGCTTCTCGGAGGTGCGCCAGCCGGTGAGCAGCACCACCACCACCCTCAGCGTGAACCTGCCGCAGGACACCTGGGAAAGCATTCTGGCGGGCAGCCTGGACCTGGACGGGCTGGCCTTTACGCAGGCCATTCAGAAGCAGGAGCCCAACTGGCTGGCCACCCTGGAAGGCAAGACGGTGTACCTGAAGCGCGGCGACACCACCGAACCCGTGACGCTGGTGCGCGCCCGTGACCTGCTGGTGAAAGACGCCCAGGGCCGCTTTTTTAACGCCCGCTACGAGGAATTGCAGTTTGACGTGCTGCCCCCCGTGAACGCCCAGCGGCCCACCCAGTCGGTGACCTACACGCTGGCCCGCCCCGGGCAGGGGACCCTGGGCTACCTCACCCGCGCGGTGACGTGGCAGCCGCGCTACACCCTGAAAGCCAGCAGCGCGGGCGCCCAGCTGAGCGCCCTGGCCGATATCCGTAACACCACCGAGCAGCCGTACGACGTGCAGAACACCGAGCTGTACGCGGGCGACGTGAACGTGCAAAACCAGCAGGAAGCCGCCTACATGATGCGTGACGTGGCGATGGCCGCGCCCGCACCCATGGCCACTGGCGCCGCGCCCAAGATTGAAAGCCAGGGCGAGCTGCGCGGCCTGTACCGCTACGCCCTGACCACCCCCTTCAGCCTGCCCGCCAACAGCGTGGTGACGCTGCCTTTCCTGGCGCCGAAGCTGACCACCTTTGAGCGCTACGTGGGGCTGAATACCTACTTCGGCACGGAGACGCGCGAGGGGAACCTCAGCCGTTTCTACCGCTTCAAGGCCGATGAGCGCCTGCCCGCCGGGCCCATCACGGTGCGCGAGGACGGCCGGATCGTGGGCCAGACAAGCATTGGGGAAACGCGCGAGGGGGGCACGGTGGACTTCACGCTGGGCGAGGACCCGGATGTGGCCTACACCCGCACGGTGCAGACCACCGCGCAGGTGAAAGACGCCAAGGGCAATGTGACCAAGACGACCTACCGCGTCACCTACGCCTTTGAAAGCAGCAAGGACCGCGCCATCCGCGCCGAGGTGACCGAGCGCATTGGCGGGCGCGTGATCATCATTGACAACGCCGCGCCCGTGCGCAACCAGGGCGCCGCCAGCCTGAAGGTGGACATCCCCGCCAAGGGCAAGATCAGCAAGAGCTTTACCGTGGTGGTGGACAACAGCGCCAACTGA
- a CDS encoding methylenetetrahydrofolate reductase, whose product MTRVSVELVPRSRSGLRAELAEVAAHLRGVDTINVPDLTRYSLRSWAGCGFARPGFAAIPHLRAVDFNPREPLPFLPLLAQHGIDEVLVITGDAPADMSARVYDVDAVDLIRRLKREAPHLRVYAGLDPYRQSFVRERDYLARKLDAGACGLFTQPFFDLRVADTWADLVPEGLPVWWGATSILTEASLNYWRARNHAVFPRSFTPTLACNRAFAADLLHFARQRGQHAYFMPVKVNVLEYLGGLLDEQAAPLRQDAV is encoded by the coding sequence ATGACCCGCGTTTCCGTGGAGCTCGTGCCGCGCAGCCGCTCGGGGCTGCGGGCCGAACTGGCCGAGGTGGCGGCGCACCTGCGCGGGGTGGACACCATCAATGTGCCGGACCTGACGCGGTACTCGCTGCGGTCCTGGGCGGGGTGCGGCTTTGCGCGGCCGGGCTTTGCGGCCATTCCGCACCTGCGGGCGGTGGACTTTAACCCCCGCGAGCCGCTGCCGTTTCTGCCCCTGCTGGCGCAGCACGGGATTGACGAGGTGCTGGTGATCACCGGCGACGCCCCGGCCGACATGAGCGCCCGCGTGTACGACGTGGACGCCGTGGACCTGATCCGCCGCCTGAAGCGTGAAGCGCCGCATTTGCGCGTCTATGCCGGCCTGGACCCCTACCGGCAGTCATTCGTGCGCGAGCGGGATTATCTGGCCCGGAAGCTGGACGCGGGCGCCTGCGGGCTGTTCACCCAGCCCTTTTTCGATCTGCGCGTGGCCGACACCTGGGCCGATCTGGTCCCCGAGGGCCTGCCGGTGTGGTGGGGGGCCACCAGCATCCTCACCGAAGCCAGTCTCAACTACTGGCGGGCGCGCAACCACGCCGTGTTTCCCCGCTCGTTTACGCCCACGCTGGCGTGCAACCGCGCCTTCGCGGCCGACCTGCTGCACTTTGCCCGCCAGCGCGGCCAGCACGCCTACTTCATGCCGGTCAAGGTGAATGTGCTGGAGTACCTGGGCGGCCTGCTGGATGAACAGGCGGCGCCCTTGCGCCAGGACGCGGTGTAG